The Loxodonta africana isolate mLoxAfr1 chromosome 18, mLoxAfr1.hap2, whole genome shotgun sequence genome includes the window GCCGGGCATCACGCTGAGAGGCATGGGTTCTGTGTTTGTCTTTGGCCCCTCCTTTGACCTCTTGGCCAAAGGCCCCTGACTGTGCTCCCTTCATGGTCTCCGGGTTCCTTTCACCTCCTTATCTATTAGGTTTTCCTGAAGCACTAGGTACATTACCAGTATCAAGTCttgctcatagcagccctgtttggaagccctggtggcatagtagttaagagctatatggctgctaaccaaaaggtcggcagttcaaatccaccaggccctccttggaatcctatggggtagttctactctgtcctgtagggtcgctgagtcaaaatcgacttgacggcaatggttttgtttgtttttttaaacagggCCCTGCTACAAATCCTGCGGTTTGAATGTGATCTAACCGCTTCTGGGGCAATTAAATTTTTCTTGCCTTCTATCCACTACTTAAGGAATTTGAGAAAAAGTGGAGGAGCCATATGGGAGAAGGCTACCTCTCCAATACCTTTGAAAGGGTCAAAAACTGAAGACAGGCAAGCCACCTCACACTAAAAGTTGCTGACCCCTGGGCTCTGTATCTGGTCACTTAGTTTTTGCTTCAAGCTTGTTTCTTCCCAATTGTTATTTCCTCCCCTTGGTTCTCAGagcactttttttctgttttgttttgttttttcccccctttttataGCATTTATCTAGTGGTAGAAAAACACTTTAGGGTCTGTCCCCACAAGATTGCAAGTTTCTCAAAGGCAGGGATTCATTAGAGCAGGACTCTGGGAAGAGGGTGAGGAGGAAGAGTGTAAAGAGCTTAGTACAGAGTCTGGCTCTCTGAAACTCCTGAGCATATGTTCAATgaacaggggggaaaaaaaaagaatgatttctTCTTGTGTTACAGGATACCCCTGAAAGACTACAGCTGGCATGGGCCTTCCGCAAAGCTAGTCTATTCTAGGATGTCTATATCACTAACAGCAGCTAAAATTCTGGCCCTTCAGGACCCACGGGAACAAGAGAAGATTATGATGGTGGAGCTAAAGGAAGGGGAACAGGCTTGGGAGTATGAGACCAGACTACAGAGGAACCCCTCTGCCAGTCAAGAGATCTTTTGCCAGCACTGTAGGCAACTCTGCTACCAAGAGACGCCTGGTCCCTGTGGGCCCTGAGTCAATTGTGGGTGCTCTCCTGTAAGTGGCTGAGGCCAGAGAGGCACACCATGGGGCAGATCCTGGAGTTGCTGCTACTGGAACAATTCCTTACTATCCTACATGAGAAGCTCCAGACCTGGATGCAGGGACATCGCCCTAAGAGTGGAGAAGAGGCTGTGACTATGCTGGAGGATATAGAGACAGAACTTGATGAACCAGGACCACAGGTGGGAAGGGGGATGTGTGATCTCTGTGGGAGCTGGATCAATGACCTTCAATCTGGAAAGAAAGGCAGCAGTGGGGGGAGTTTCCAAATTCAAACTAGGTAGAACAGTTAGTATGtgtttctgtctctgtcttctttgtcttcaAGGCCTGATGAGACCTTGgctcctcttccttttcctttactgACTCTGAGGAGGCTCCCTCAAGCCTCCTTGGAAACTTCGGTCTCACATAAATTGAGTGGCTCCTGATTGCCTCAGGGTCCCAGACCCTGACCATGGACCTGCACAAAAAGGGCTGTGGGAGGAAAAGGCACCTTCACGAGTAGGCCAGGACGCACTGAACACCTGGCTCCAGCCCAAGGAGAACCAGACTTTCCCAGAAAGTGGTGAGGAGCAGAATTCTGCAGGGATGGAGAGGACAGAGAGGGAGTATAAAGGGCACAGTAACTGGTACAGAATAGGTGCACAAATAGTGGCTATCATCACCCTGGCTTTACTATTCTTACTTCTTAGTGagagactgtgatggttaaggttgtgcatcaacttggctgggccatgattctcagtggtttggcagttatgtaatgatgtaatttggcacttatgtaatgatgtagtcatcctccatgatgtgatctgaatcaatcagttgtaagggacctttccttgagggtgtggtctGCATACAATatgtatatggacattctggcaaagctcacttgcttgttctggatcctgcatctggctcatcatcatctgacctccagttcttgggacttgagccagcaacctgccatattgcctaccagtcttggaattcatcagcctctgcagcctgtgagccagtggcctgctgtctgtcctgccaatcttgggttcatcagcccctgcagctacgtgactcaggagaagcctccagcctgatacgCAACCCacacttgggacttgccagcctctaccaccgtgtgagtcatttcc containing:
- the ZNF232 gene encoding LOW QUALITY PROTEIN: zinc finger protein 232 (The sequence of the model RefSeq protein was modified relative to this genomic sequence to represent the inferred CDS: inserted 2 bases in 2 codons), with amino-acid sequence MFNEQGGKKKNDFFLCYRIPLKDYSWHGPSAKLVYSRMSISLTAAKILALQDPREQEKIMMVELKEGEQAWEYETRLQRNPSASQEIFCQHCRQLCYQETPGPXWALSQLWVLSCKWLRPERHTMGQILELLLLEQFLTILHEKLQTWMQGHRPKSGEEAVTMLEDIETELDEPGPQVGRGMVPDPDHGPAQKGLWEEKAPSRVGQDALNTWLQPKENQTFPESEIYLYFPSVVADDDPEPKDKGSLLQSPFAEVETQVPEKLAVSTSAFKAASEIEGTLEQQQGNSKGKRLRKSLAQGKSFRQVNATGKKTRIGKKEHERSECGKAFLYNSDLTIHQRIHTGEKPYECHEYGKSFRWNAYLVQHHRIHSGEXTYECNKCGNAFSYGPYLSQHLRIHNEEKTFTCKECGKAYRWSSELIRHQRVHTREEPSQCNKGEKVSSQT